From the Paenibacillus sp. FSL H8-0548 genome, one window contains:
- a CDS encoding NAD(P)/FAD-dependent oxidoreductase, with translation MTEQLELYDVTIIGGGPAGMYAAFYSGMRDLKTKLIDANDKLGGRMLIYPEKMIWDVGGVTPILCEKLIVQLEQQAQTFDPTIVLGQQVYGLERLEDGTYVLESTNGERHWTRTIIVAIGRGILKMAKLELEGAERYEVSNLHYTVQELEPFRGKRVLISGGGNSAVDWANELEPIAEQVTVVHRRDQFGGHEKHIERMKSSSVDVRTPYEVSQLFSNNGETIERVTLHHVETGEYEQLSVDAVIVNHGLKSDFSGIKDWGLSMDDWNVFVNAKLESNLPGIFGAGDFAFFESKLNLIAGAFTDAALAVNSAKLYMDPEAPRMAYVSSHNARFKEKNKALGIVEE, from the coding sequence TTGACGGAGCAACTGGAATTATATGATGTGACGATTATCGGCGGCGGCCCTGCGGGGATGTATGCTGCTTTCTATAGCGGAATGAGAGATTTAAAGACGAAGCTGATCGATGCGAATGATAAGCTTGGCGGGCGTATGTTAATTTATCCGGAGAAAATGATATGGGATGTTGGAGGAGTTACGCCGATACTGTGTGAGAAGCTGATCGTTCAGCTGGAGCAGCAGGCGCAAACCTTTGATCCGACCATTGTGCTGGGCCAGCAAGTATACGGCTTGGAGAGGCTGGAGGATGGTACGTATGTGCTGGAATCGACTAATGGAGAACGGCACTGGACGCGGACGATTATTGTTGCTATTGGGCGAGGAATATTGAAGATGGCGAAGCTGGAGCTTGAAGGAGCTGAACGATACGAGGTTTCTAATTTGCACTATACAGTTCAGGAGCTTGAGCCTTTCAGAGGGAAGCGGGTTCTTATTTCCGGAGGCGGAAATTCGGCAGTGGATTGGGCTAATGAGCTGGAGCCGATTGCTGAGCAGGTGACGGTCGTGCACCGGCGCGATCAGTTTGGCGGACATGAGAAGCATATTGAAAGGATGAAAAGCTCTTCCGTAGACGTGCGTACGCCTTACGAGGTAAGCCAGCTGTTCAGCAACAACGGAGAGACAATTGAGCGTGTAACGCTGCATCATGTGGAGACTGGGGAATATGAGCAGCTTTCCGTAGATGCGGTTATCGTCAACCATGGGCTGAAATCAGATTTCAGCGGCATTAAGGACTGGGGCCTTAGCATGGATGATTGGAATGTGTTCGTTAATGCTAAGCTGGAATCAAATCTGCCAGGCATTTTTGGCGCAGGCGACTTTGCTTTTTTTGAGAGCAAATTAAATCTTATCGCAGGAGCATTCACCGATGCGGCGCTCGCTGTGAACAGCGCGAAGCTGTATATGGACCCTGAGGCGCCTCGAATGGCCTATGTTTCCTCTCATAATGCACGCTTTAAGGAGAAGAATAAAGCGCTTGGTATTGTGGAAGAATAG